The window CAGAAATTgtattaaaattgaaacaataTATTTGATGAGTTATAATAACTTGTTattctatactatactatattttaatatataattaattattataattaattatatctgGAAAAACTACTTCTTTATATTCCTATTATTTTAACTAAGCTCGTTAAATATGCTCTTAACATGCTACGGCAGAATTCAATAGAAAATTACACGTTCTCGACcgcttaaatttgaaaaaaaaatcctcAATTATTATTAACCTAatctataaaattctaatctaGTTGTCTATGTCGTACacaataatttgtaaaaatgcatgaaacataataaaaatattgaaaattaattCAAAAGTGCATGTGAAACTTACGTTGTTTCTAAAGCATATGAACCCCGTTTAATGCTTCAAGTTAGATAGAACTCAACTCAGTACCTCGACAGGATGCAATAATAATAGAGTAAATTTCAAAAGTAGTGAAAATTCGCTTTCTATGAACCAAATAAACACCTGTATAGTTGTATCCCATAGGCCTTCCCATAGTCCACAACCTAGTGCGCCAGAGACGAGGAAAAACTGGGAAATGATATTTGTGGGATTTTGTTGTTTCTAACAATAATGCACAAACCCCCTTTCGTAGAAAATTTTGGGCTACTGTAAATCTATATAACTGAGTACTGATATCAGTTTAATTTAGAGGAGTGCTAGGTGCACAAAATTGACAATTGATGTGGTGAGTTTTAATTGCGGTTGTTGATGTAAATACCGGCTCATTTCAAATAAAGCCTATCACATGttaattttgtacataattatgtacaccaagcattttcctaaaatttaattataggggtcgtttgggtgagtttgaAATAAATGtttgtttgggaaaaaaatagaaacaatgaaacaaaaattatgcCTTAATCGAACTTTTTTGTGGTCATCGATTGGCTGTAATCAAGTCCTGATAAAGTATGCAGTATGAAGATGTGAGATTGCAGAGAAGCGCTTGTATAGATGTGTAAAACTAACTATTACAGAAAGAGCAATGTAACTTGAACAAGAAGCTTAAAAACTAACTAGTGCTGTGAGGGTGGTGATATGTTTAAATACAGTGATCAGCTAACTAACTCCTTTACTTACATCACCTGATGGCTGATGCTGTATGTATCAATATACTAATATCTAACTAACTGTGACAACTCAGCACTTGGTGTGTTGGTGAATAATGTGGATAAATCGACTAGCTCAGAGTGCTTGAGCTGTATAATGCATGATGTTGCTGTGATACATTCTCATTAGCCCCTCtcaagttattttctttgttttaattaaaaataaataataaataaatttgataaaattagtTATATTATCATAGATATTATAAGTCATAATCTTTTACTTGGTTATGATAACATTCCAgaataatatgtaaaactttacaaataatatttttactgtttgaactcatatttcgagATACTTGTTTGATGTTTATGGTGAGCTTAGTGAGCATCTTGATTCAGTTTGGttaccaacttgatacattaagcccacttcagttaccaactagataattaacccatcaGTCTCCGCGATGCTGCACAAAAAATATGAGAGAAGTGACAGAAGAAATCAACAAAATTCATGACACAAAGTTTCTTGTTTCCTACTATGATGATTGGAATGATTCATAGTCTGGTACGAAAACCAATCAGTTTAATTTACATGCAACACCTACTGCTGCAGGATTAGATGAGACATGCACAATTACTCTGTTAGTCGTGGTTTCCTTTCATCCTTATTCTGTAGCTATAAGTAGATACCACATTCTCTGAAATATAGATCATACGAGACTAACCAGTTTCGATATAGAAACTGTAGAGAGGGAGCTAGCAGAGTTATAAACAAATGGGTGCAGCCACAAGGCGTTGTGCTTCTCGAAAGTCAGGAAGAAGGATGGTGCTTGTGGTTGTGATAATTGCCATTTTTCTCCAGATCAGTGATCATCAAGTCCAGGCACAGGGGGGTAATTGCTCTAGTACAATGAGCAACTTGAATGTGTGTGCACCATTTGTGCTGCCTGGCGCAACTAACATGAACCCGAGTGCGGATTGCTGTGCAGTTGTGCAGAGCATAGAACATGACTGCTACTGCAGCACTCTCCAGATTGCTGCTCAGATTCCTACGCACTGCAACCTCCCTCCGCTCTCTTGCTCTGGTATTTAATTACATCAAATAAATTCGCTCTTAAGTTACTCAGATGTCTTGAATGAAGCggtaaaacaattattttatttatttattttggttCTTTAACTAATATGAGGAGTCTAATGTTTTGCAGCTGACTGAGGTGGAAGCACAGACAGGGATGATTGAAAAATAAGATGCAAGAACATTTTCAagccttttttttttgcattaatATTCGTTATTTTTCCTTTTGTTGGTTACGGAGGTTGAGAGATCCTCTGCTGCAACTTAGGGATGTAATGTAATGCAGATCAGAGGAAATTCTTAAAGCAACGATGAATGAAATAAAGACGAACATGTTGCCCTAATCAAACTCCATAAACATTTGCAGATCCCTGTGTTTACCTAGAGGATCTTATCACATTTCTCATTATCACCATAAACATTTGCAGATGATATTCCTCTATGCCTGTTGTACTCATTTTTATCCATCTACTTAATCAAACTCTAATATCTACAGATGCATTAAGATTACTGATTTATGGGTCAAAGCCTCATCATATGATAGCACTCCAAACGAATTcgattataaaataatacaaatacAATAATcaacatatatctattttacTAGGCAGTCTGAGAATATACAGTAAGCAGACTAACAATTCACAGTGGTAAGAGCAACCAAGAAACGCAACTCATAAAAGCCTAAACTATCCTAAGTGGCAGAGTATGCATCCTGTTGGGGGAGTTGGTATAGCTTTATCATCTGTCACACTTCCACTTGGAGGTAGATATGCAATCCAAATACCGACACCAGTCGCAGTGATCATTTCCATTTACACCTCTGAACAGCATCACCAATCCAACTGTAAACCTGCAAGGTTTGCAAAATAGAGTGAGAAAAGGCAGGAACACTGGTAGTGCTCAAATCATTAATGGACCGCAGCAGCATTTTAAGAAACTAAAATGGAAATCTTTGACCGGGACACAGctagtttgataaaaaaaaaaaaacatgtcctTGCCTAAGAAAATAAACAAGTTAGTGGTTTAATATAGAACAACTTGATGACGCAAAATCACGGTTTTCCTACGAGATGAGCGGCTAAGAAAAAAGTAACAGAGAATTGCATCTTGTTTAAGATGTATTATGCACAATTACAGCTGATCGAACTGTATATACAACTTATTGACTCACCCTGCAATGAGTAGGATCAAAGACACCAACCACAACACATATTGATAGCCCTTGTACTTAGATTTGGCACGAACATCAGCTGGAAGACTACTACGCCGCACCCACCCATATTGAGGACGGAGCAGAAAGACAAAGCCAAGGAGAAAGCCCGACAAGAATCCACCAATATGGGCATAATTATCAACATGTGGGAGAAGTCCAACTGCTAGATTAATTACTACAATAACCAATAGTGTAATGATTGCTGCAGCCTGATATCAAAAATAGGAGCAGATTTAGCAAATATGCACGAGTCCATTGGCATGGAATCAGAAAGCCCACAAAAGTCCAACGCTAAGAAAATTATGAAGCACTCTATTAAGATAATGTGAAGAACAAAGTATATTTTGTTTGCTTAAGAAATTTCATAGTTACAGACTAACAGTAAATACATGATAGATAAAATTGCAAAGTTATCAACTCACCTTGTTGGAATAAATGGTCCAGTTCGTTAAAAGTTCTGAAAGCATCGCACCTAGTAGACCAAACAAAGCACCAGAAGCACCAACAGAGATGCTATTGTGGATGAATAATGCAGAAAGTATACTTCCTCCAAGTCCTGAGAATAAATAGATGACTCCAATTCGCACTGCCAACATGCAAATATACAGAGTCAAAaagacaatataagaacatATATCCTCTTTACACTATAAGTGTTCCAACTATCAGGTTTCTGAGAGTTTAAGCAAAGGTAAGTTAGCATCTCCCTTTTTATAATCAGATCCTGACTTAAATGACATAGTGATGCCAGACTCAGGAACCTTTTCACtataaaattagaatataatgaaattcctgttttttaaaaagtaaacgAAGAGCAGGTTTTACTTCATAAATGCTCCTGTGTGTCAAATTTAAGATAACATCAACAAGTGAATAGCGAATCTGACGTTTCCCTGAGCTAATATTCTCAATGCTAATAAAAGGACAACATAGCTTACCAAAGCCAAACTGTTGTTCGAGACGTATGCCGATGAAGACAAGACTAAACATATTTACTACCAGATGAATGATCCCAGCATGCAGCCACATACAAGTAACGAGCCTCCATCCTTGGTGCTTATGCACCACTTTTGTCCACTCAAGTGCCCCCAATTTCTCCAGtctaatcaaaacaaaattagaaaTTGGAATCCTCGGAAAAAACATGTTTTCTGACGCTATAAAAGTACACATAGATAAATGTCGGCCGTAAGAAGGAAAACgttaaaacaaaaaaagacAACTTAATGAATCAGGTCCTGACCAGTTTATCAAGTCTCCAAAACTATAAGACCGTTATACTAGCAGTGCCAATAAAAAACCGCCACAAAGAAACGGATCACTACAAAATTGTGTAATCCTCGTAGTAGTACATATAATGTCAACAACACATAGAACAGTATTAATAGTTCATGATTGAAAGTCTGCGGATTTGCCTGTCTACGAAACATTCTATCTATAGCATTAGCAAGACTTTCCAAACTATTAGCGGCCTAGAATctgatattattaatttataagaatGATCACTGTCATAAATGTGCAACTTATAATCATCAAGATCCATCCCCAATTCAAGCTGAATTCTTAACAAAAACCACATCTTTATTCTAGGGTAGAGATTTCATACAACCCCGCTCCGAGTAGAATAACTACCAGGCAGGTTCGGTTAATAACCCAAATCGAACAGGTAGCAAGCAATTTAGACACAAAACCAATGAAAACAATCACAAATACCTCAGACAAATCCTCACCAGCCCTTTACATACCAATATGATCCCTAGAATCTCAAAACAAACACTATTGATAATTTCTTCACAGCATAAAACTAGTCTAATACAAACAACTAAATTCCCACACAAATCACCAAATTAAACTGTACAAATCAGCAATTACCAATAATTACTTCAATTAAGACAAGTGGGTAATGAAGAAGAACGCTTACGTATGAGAAGATGGGCCGAAGAGAGGATTATCAGTGGTGGGCTGAAACGAGAACCGGCCCAGAAACCTCGCAACGCACTTCCCATCGCGATCGTAGTGATGATGAGGACAATTATTCACAAACATAGTAATAATAAACATCGCCACGTTGGCAACTACAAACATGGGTATGAGCCATGATGTCCACTGCGACTCCCTCTCGTCAACACCGTACGATGAGGCCGCGTAGTTATTCACTGCTCTGTCTTTGCCTCCTCTCTCTAAGTCACTCCTCATGTTTTGTTTTGTGTAAGTATAGGTGAAAGGGTTGTATGTATAGGTTCAAGTAGTTATGTGTAAAAGTGGTTAGGACAAGACAGGGATATTGAGGAGGAGGAAGGGGAGATTAACGTGGGAGGGGGTGGTCGTGACCAGATTTTAGCGCGGACTTGGGTGAGCTGTCGTGATGAGCTGTCACTTCTACTGGTATTGCTTTACTCTGGTTTGGCGTGGGCGTCAGCACAGCGGATCATGACCTGGATATGAACAGCTGCTCcgcaactaatttatttttatttttatgggtTTGCCGTTTGTTGATTGTTCTTTTAATCTGCGCTATAATATTAAGACCGACACAACACAAGTGCAGTTATTTGATCTTGTTTTTAATCTAATAAATTTATGTGttaaatttgtaattaaattttaaaattaagaattagagttgattaatataataaaaccaCAATTTATATAATACTACTTCTTCTGTCTCATTTAGTTTCATACATTTTCATATCATTGCTTGATAcagatttcaatatttttataaaggtataattatataatttatttttaaaattttctttatcttactaaaattttagattttaaattttcaatataaaaattcaaaaaaaattacaaaagtaTATAGAAATACTAAGATATATATCCCGTCTTCgtgtccctttttacttgtcacttttGGTATTGtgctggtcaaattgaccaaaatttgactgaaatttattaataatttatcaattgaaaaaaataaaaaaatatgtcaccggaaataacttttaatatattttaaaatgtaattttcaattttttaaaataataagaggtaatttataatctttgtcaaaagttagtcaatttgaccaacaaaaataaaacaaaacaagacaGCTAAAAAAGAGGGATTCCTCGGGCGACGGAGGGAGTCTAGAATTATGTAGATACTGTTTAAAATATGAACTTCGAACTTCCTGGGCGAGGAAAATTTTCGAAGCGACGAGATACTCGACTCCATAAGGTGAAGACAAGACAGTTAACTTGGGGAATCGGACCAACTTAAAATTACCAAAACACGCAAAAGCCGCGGTTGTTTATGATGATGACAATTGGCACCAAAACGAATGAAAGGCGTCCACGTATTCCAGGGCACTTGCTCGTCCAGGAGAAGCAAAACAGAGATAAAGGACGCGTGTGAGTTGAGATGCAGACCAAGACACAACCGCACCCGGAACTTTCTCGTATTCTCGATTTCTCGATCACAATCTATAGTATGAGCGGAAAACAACGTAGTCGATTATTTCAACATCGAatttcttaataaatataatttttattcaaactCTATAGTAAATCAAATCAATTTTAAGCAAGTTCGAGTTGAGTTTGTTCACGAACGAACGACTTTGatatagtttattataataCGCAAGTGCTGTTGCGTCAGTTTGTTTGACATGTCGTTGCGAAGTTTGGTAAGGGGTTAAATATCAatatggtcactgaagtggaggtcatatatcactctGCTCATTAATCTTATCGGggtctcatttcaatcattaaagtcacaataaatatcaatcaagtacctcaaattttcaattcaaggagtaaaaatattatttagagagtttgacacattatttttaaatactaccACAACCAATTAAAAGGTTATAGCTTCTAGCATTTATGacaatatattcagattttatcaattttatatagtatttatttttaattaaaacaaaaaattgtatttatataataaaaaataaatagtaaataaaatttaaaaaatctaaatatattatcatagatagtagaagtcataactttttacttggttgtgtagtattcaaaaataatgtgtcaaattctataaataatatttttacttcttgaactgaaatttggaagtacttaattgatatttattgagACTTTAATGAATGAAATGAGACCCCAATAAGATTAGTaagcaaagtgatatatgacctccacttcaatgaccactttgatatttaactcgTTTGGGTTTGGTAAGGGGTTAGTTGGCTAGTCTGTAAACAAAGCAAACGCTACGTCCCAAGACTCAACTAGCTCAGCAATAGCAATTAGCAAACGCAAAGCTGCCCCATCACGCGGTCATGACAAACCGAATCGgttcttaaatttaataaaaatactaGTTTACAAAAAGGATTTTATATCAAAGTAGGGGTGGCagtttcgggtaacgggtcgtgttcgtgtcagcaatcgggtcaatttcgagtcgatttcgggtcaagctaaaatcacttaaaattgaataaaactgaaaattgaagttattagaaacgaaattagaatttcgggtcatgtcgggtccatttcgtgtcaaaacgggtgattttcgggtcactttcgggttttgtctcagtaaatcgggttacgggtttgggtcgggttcgggtcgggttcgggtcgtgtctgatattgccagccCTATATCAAAGGGGTCACTCATTCTGCTAAAAAATCTCACCTAGACCactcattaaaaaaactatatCATTTAGACCACTAAATTGAGTATATATATCATCCTATTTGATGATGTTATTGTAATTGATAGAAAATgttaagtttttaaaatttctgaCCCATTTTAAAGTTGACGTGTTCATCAACGTTGCTTCCGGCATGCATCCGACATGGCAtctagaataaaaaaaataaaattgattaatcGGGCCAACCTAATAAAAACATGTAAGTAGAATAAAAGGCCTTAATCAAACTATTCATTCAGGATAAAATGAATTTGGGAGGTCATAAATTCGACCCCTCAAGTTTGAATTAGGACACAGTTTAAAAACTTAACGTTCTTCGTCAATTACCATGACATCATCAAAAGGAATGATATATATACTCAATTTAGTGGTTTAAATGATATGGTTTTTTAATGGGTGGTCTTGGTGAGATTTTTGAACAGAATGAGTGGGTcttttgatataaaataatttatatttacgaGCAGTCAACTGAACTTCAAATAGCAGTGTCACTTGTTTAAAGTAGGTTTGAGTAGTTGActactaaaattttatattaaatatatttttatttttcaatatttttctaacaTCATTACAATAAGTATGTCACAATATATGTATGATTggatattcaaaaaatattataaattttttaaaatattaattgattttttaagaaaaaaaattaaattttcacgAACTACTCGACTCAAACTT of the Daucus carota subsp. sativus chromosome 4, DH1 v3.0, whole genome shotgun sequence genome contains:
- the LOC108215525 gene encoding RHOMBOID-like protein 3; protein product: MRSDLERGGKDRAVNNYAASSYGVDERESQWTSWLIPMFVVANVAMFIITMFVNNCPHHHYDRDGKCVARFLGRFSFQPTTDNPLFGPSSHTLEKLGALEWTKVVHKHQGWRLVTCMWLHAGIIHLVVNMFSLVFIGIRLEQQFGFVRIGVIYLFSGLGGSILSALFIHNSISVGASGALFGLLGAMLSELLTNWTIYSNKAAAIITLLVIVVINLAVGLLPHVDNYAHIGGFLSGFLLGFVFLLRPQYGWVRRSSLPADVRAKSKYKGYQYVLWLVSLILLIAGFTVGLVMLFRGVNGNDHCDWCRYLDCISTSKWKCDR